The following are from one region of the Thermoproteus uzoniensis 768-20 genome:
- a CDS encoding HAD family hydrolase: protein MVVLDFDGVIAKLDVDWASLRRAVRDRLGLDVRSINEAFRELCGTPLFLALHEFVEAYEVESAARASVFPDVAHFLERWGGAVAIASMQSERAIRLALSLSGLDKAFSEIAARPRFCSKEAELRHFAEKYGADKIIFVDDRNDNVEVCRKVGIAGCVRLDRRRGDTLSTLLHNL, encoded by the coding sequence GTGGTCGTCCTCGACTTCGACGGAGTGATAGCGAAGCTGGACGTAGACTGGGCGTCTCTGAGGCGTGCCGTCAGGGACAGGCTCGGCCTCGACGTGCGTAGCATAAACGAGGCGTTTAGGGAGCTCTGCGGCACCCCGCTCTTCCTCGCCCTACACGAGTTCGTGGAGGCTTATGAGGTCGAGTCGGCGGCTAGGGCGAGCGTGTTCCCCGACGTGGCGCATTTCCTGGAGAGGTGGGGCGGAGCTGTGGCGATAGCCAGCATGCAGTCAGAGCGCGCGATACGCCTGGCGCTGTCCCTATCCGGCCTAGACAAGGCCTTCTCCGAAATAGCGGCCAGACCTCGCTTCTGCTCCAAGGAGGCCGAGCTGAGGCACTTCGCCGAGAAGTACGGCGCCGATAAGATAATCTTCGTCGACGACAGGAACGACAACGTGGAGGTTTGCAGAAAGGTCGGGATAGCCGGTTGCGTGCGGCTCGACAGAAGACGCGGCGATACCCTCAGCACATTGCTCCACAACCTCTAA